The genomic stretch GCGACAAGGAAAATTACAGTAACAGGTGGAACACTCGCTCCAACTGCGTCGTGTACTATAGATGTTGAGGTTACAGGCGCAGTTGCGGGAACCCATATGAATACCAGTGGGAGTATTTCTTCAGCAGAAACAGGGACAAGTACGGCCGGGGCGCAGATTGGCTACGGACAGGCCAGCATAATTGTTGATCCCCTGCCGACAACCCCGACTATGAATGCTGAGTTTTCTAAGACATTGCTTATTACTGGAGAGAGTACCACGTTAACGTTTACAATCGAAAATCCGAGTGCATCAGCAAGCAGTGGAATTAATTTCTCGGATACATTACCGGCTGGCTTGAGTGCTACGAATGTAGATGTTGATGATGTATGCGGAACCGGTTCAAATTTAAGTGTTACGGGAGGGAATAGTATTGCATTGACTGGCGGGAATCTTGCTGCAAGCGGAACATGTTCGTTCTCCGTCGATATAACCGCTCTCAGTTCTGGATCATACGCTTATTCGGTACCTATAGGTTCAGATGCTACCTGCGCGTCTTCGGACGACGCATTTATTGCGGTGCTGGTTCAGAATCCCACATCTGATATTAATTTACTCAAACAGATCAGTACGAGTCCTACCGGGCCGTGGAGTAATTATGTCGCTGTGCCAAAAGAAACGGCTGTTTACTATAGGTTTATTGTAGAAAATACAGGCAACCAGGCTTTAACTCAGGTTTCGGTCAGTGATGATTTAATGACGATTAACTGTCAGTGGAAGGATGGTGATGGAACTGATCTCACCGAACCCTTTATACTTGAAGTTGCGGAGGCTGCTGATAACGGGCATTTTGCCGTTTGCGAGGGAGCTGGGCCGATGGATTCTGGCACGTCAGTAACTGGAGTTATTAATACAGCAACAGCAACAGATCCCCCCACAGGGGAGAGTTCAACAGATACTGCAACGTATGAGGTCGCAGAGCTGGTGCTGGATAAGCATGTTAAATCCATTAATGATGACGAAACAGCGATTATCTTTGATACCGTTGGTGATGTTATCACCTATGAGTATGTGATAACCAATAATGGTGCTAATCTTGATTATCCAATAACTATAGATGACGACAAAATAGGAAGCCCCATTACCTGTGAGGAGACGAATGAGAGTGGAGGAGTTGCCTCTAGTGGCATTTTTGAAACAAATGCAAGCAACACCTGTACTGCCGACTACACCGTCACTACCGAAGATATGAATGTCGGCTCTGTGACGAATATTGCTTCGGCTTCTGCTGTTCTTACAACAGGTGGGACTGTTACTTCAAACACCGACTGGGAGTTCGTTGGAACAATCATCCCTACCTACGCCGTTGTCAGTTCCTTCCAAGCCTATGTTGATTCAAATCATAAGGTTGTGCTGGAATGGACAACCGCCAGTGAGATAGGTACCATCGGCTTTATCCTGGAACGACTAAACGAGCAAAGCGGCAAGTATCAGGCTGTCACTAAGCAAATGCTGCCGGGTATGCTCACCCCGCCCCATGGCGGAACCTATCGTTACGTCGATAAAAAGGCGGAAATCGGTAGGAGCTACACCTACCGCGTGGTTGAAGTGGCGGTGAATAACCAGGGAGTAACTGCTGGCCCGTACACGGTGCAAGCGCAACAGGCCCTGCCGGTCAATAAGCAGATGTTTGCCGACGACAACGGTCCGAAAGGGTATACTTTGGCGCATAAGGCTTTCTCCAAAAAACAGCTCAACCGGTTTGCGGCTCGGGACAAGGCTGCCCGCAAGCTTGCAGCAAAGAAGAAAGAGAAAACAGGAGAGACAATCAAGATTCCTGTGAACAAAAATGGGCTGGTATATTTGAGTGCTGACGAGCTGGCAACCATATCCGGGCTTTCCAAGAAGCAAGTTAAGCGGTACCTGAAGAGGCGATGTCTGGTGACCTTGGCCGGTGAGCCTATCCCTGTCATCACGGCCGATAGCGGTTCAGGTATGTGGTTCTACGGGCAGGGCCCGAAGCGAAAGGATATCGGACAGAGTGTTTATCTACTTGAGTTGGGTGAAAAAGGCGTGAAGATGGAAAATACGTCGGGCCGGGCGAAAGAAAGCGCCGAGAGCGAGCAGTCCTTCTCAGCACATGTTCTGCTTGAGGAAAACCTTTATTCTCTGTATTTTTATAACATCAGCGAACCGCTGGATGATTTCTGGGTCGGTCAGTACCTGCCCGCTTACGGAGCGGATGCCGAGTTGAGCTATACATTGGACTTGCCGTATCTGACCAATGAAGGAAACGCGACTATTACATTCAACTTGGTCGGGGCTGCTGCCAGCTATTCCGGCCACGATTCTCCGTACAAGGTTTCAGTTTTGTTGAATGGAAATAATATTGGAACGACAGTGGAATGGTCTGAGAGGGGGGATTACCAATTCAAAGCTGAGGTTGCGGCTGAATTGTTTCAGGAATCGGACAACGAGGTTCGCATTGTTTCGTATCTGAATAGCGGAGTTAAGTACTCTTTAATTTTCGTCGATTCTATTGAAGTGGAATATCAGCGACGCTATGAAGCTGTCGATGGAGAGGTTTTCCTGACGAATGAGGAAGATGAGCGCGTCACCGTAGCAGGCTTCACGGGTGCCGCTGTCTTGGCAATGGATGTGACAGAGCCGAATGCCGCACGGAGAGTGAGGGTTCTGACCGAAAAAAATCAGTTCGGTGAGTACAGCGCGACCATATTGACCGAACCGGGGCATGAGTATTTTCTCACGGAAAAAATCGGTGAGGGGGTTGCGGGTGATATATCGGTTGACAGTCCTTCACAGCTGCGCAGCGACGATAACCGGGCTGATTACTTGATTATAACTTCGTTGAACTTGATAGATTCTGCGCAACGGCTTGCTGATTATCGTGCATCCGAGGGCATGACGACCATGGTTGTTGATATCGAGGATATTCAGGATGAGTTCGCCCACAGTTTGGCCGCACCGGAAGCAGTGGGTGGTTTTCTCGCCTATGTCCATGAATATTGGACGCAGGTTCCTCGTTATGTGGCGCTGATCGGGGATGGTTCGTGGGATTATAATAATTATTTGGGATTCGGTAGGCCTCAGGTGCCCGCCGTGCTTGTTTCCACACCTGACGGTTTTTTCCCCAGCGATAATGTGCTGGCCGATGTTATCGGCGATGACGGTGTGCCTGAGTTCGCCGTCGGCCGGATACCGGTTGTTGACAGTAGGGAACTTGACGCATATATTAATAAGGTCATTGCTTATGAACAGTCTCTTCAGGAAGGCGGCAGGGAGATGACCCTTGTCACTGATCTTTCAGATCCTCAGGCAGGTAATTTTCAGGCTAGCACGGATCAGGTGGTCGCCCTGATGCCGGAATATTTTCAGGTGAACCGTCTTGATGCCGATACCATAGGCTATAATGGCGTGCAGGCCGGGATTAGCGATACACTCAACCAAGGAGCTGAGATCCTGCATTATACAGGACACAGTTCATGGCGCGGTTACGGAAAGAACAGCTCTTTGATGTCATCTGAGGGAATCGTTTCTATGAAAAACCTGTCTTCAGCCATGTTGATGGTTAGTATGTCCTGTTCTTCTGGAAGCTTCGGTTATCCGTTTCTGGACTCCGTCGGCGAGAGTGCTGTTCTGCACGCGACAGGAGGTGCTGTAGCCTTTTTCGGTGCTTCCGGTTTGTCACGTAATGATCTTGCGAACATTATGGCCCAAGGTTTTTATCAAAGCTTGTTTGATCCAGAGGTGAGTACGGTAGGTGATGCGATTGTGCGGGGCAAACAGCATTATTTCGAACAGGGTGCGAAACGTTACTCCCTTGATATTTACAACCTGCTTGGTGACCCGGCAGCACATGCGCCAAATCATCAGTAGAGGAAGGTAGAGCAAAAAAACAGTTTGGGCAGCAAAGGGCTTTGGAACGGGCTGTTTTC from Candidatus Electrothrix communis encodes the following:
- a CDS encoding C25 family cysteine peptidase; translation: MLTYKKYTTNTARAGTVFSKAGCTAAYLFVGIAIVLAGVVLRPHSAFAADISVTPITWDIIGLDSNDVSTGPNKFPVGARICNNTSGPLANVAATFNWADSDGKFSDTTSPLPHSSINLRAGTKDVLTFDTVLAGECVDAYYEAEVVRNAASFDTTRNYSISVTSDTVSGSSSERQLYVEHLVSQNRNATTEVWYGTDPDPDTGDLVSVDPGGTLSMMVGGTYYIKLVGSTATQGYEQLESFINIPNTIFRIIEVKTSYTANTSGTVGTPNDKLYGDGCLWENNLASENLRSCLSTGKVGGGTEVLYKVEILSMPGPPLINPEPIQTLYYDFSGSSFHYNADWSASTRYIEIINASIVKTFDPKVIAPGGSSKLTFTITNPGPDELTDVHFNDTTGWPAGLQVTSGGTVGYSADCGSPVSDPVSVADATFLNFSNITIPAFGVCTITVTSVTVSSDGTYLNTTDSLFINDTTDTESYGEDTLVVRSGPTPLASCANPEPLAIWDFESETASTDYNIGSFAASSLPGTGVTLGSARPILSGATSGIVQGTTYPDGTTDPDWGKSLEPASDNATKVWGINAAAKVGWPGSYFEFQVDGAANYGGYSFSSSYNLQGNWSNSESWYVEFSTDGVNWTSVTSSPWDNADAWQTVTAGTGIAASTTSSAVSTVYFRVYVLGDQTNSAATLYLDDVTISGCAPIEFPTLKKEFLPAQICQGTISTLQFSIANPNTVASGVALNDLAFTDTLPVGLSVATQTLSACGGTDNVDIDAATRKITVTGGTLAPTASCTIDVEVTGAVAGTHMNTSGSISSAETGTSTAGAQIGYGQASIIVDPLPTTPTMNAEFSKTLLITGESTTLTFTIENPSASASSGINFSDTLPAGLSATNVDVDDVCGTGSNLSVTGGNSIALTGGNLAASGTCSFSVDITALSSGSYAYSVPIGSDATCASSDDAFIAVLVQNPTSDINLLKQISTSPTGPWSNYVAVPKETAVYYRFIVENTGNQALTQVSVSDDLMTINCQWKDGDGTDLTEPFILEVAEAADNGHFAVCEGAGPMDSGTSVTGVINTATATDPPTGESSTDTATYEVAELVLDKHVKSINDDETAIIFDTVGDVITYEYVITNNGANLDYPITIDDDKIGSPITCEETNESGGVASSGIFETNASNTCTADYTVTTEDMNVGSVTNIASASAVLTTGGTVTSNTDWEFVGTIIPTYAVVSSFQAYVDSNHKVVLEWTTASEIGTIGFILERLNEQSGKYQAVTKQMLPGMLTPPHGGTYRYVDKKAEIGRSYTYRVVEVAVNNQGVTAGPYTVQAQQALPVNKQMFADDNGPKGYTLAHKAFSKKQLNRFAARDKAARKLAAKKKEKTGETIKIPVNKNGLVYLSADELATISGLSKKQVKRYLKRRCLVTLAGEPIPVITADSGSGMWFYGQGPKRKDIGQSVYLLELGEKGVKMENTSGRAKESAESEQSFSAHVLLEENLYSLYFYNISEPLDDFWVGQYLPAYGADAELSYTLDLPYLTNEGNATITFNLVGAAASYSGHDSPYKVSVLLNGNNIGTTVEWSERGDYQFKAEVAAELFQESDNEVRIVSYLNSGVKYSLIFVDSIEVEYQRRYEAVDGEVFLTNEEDERVTVAGFTGAAVLAMDVTEPNAARRVRVLTEKNQFGEYSATILTEPGHEYFLTEKIGEGVAGDISVDSPSQLRSDDNRADYLIITSLNLIDSAQRLADYRASEGMTTMVVDIEDIQDEFAHSLAAPEAVGGFLAYVHEYWTQVPRYVALIGDGSWDYNNYLGFGRPQVPAVLVSTPDGFFPSDNVLADVIGDDGVPEFAVGRIPVVDSRELDAYINKVIAYEQSLQEGGREMTLVTDLSDPQAGNFQASTDQVVALMPEYFQVNRLDADTIGYNGVQAGISDTLNQGAEILHYTGHSSWRGYGKNSSLMSSEGIVSMKNLSSAMLMVSMSCSSGSFGYPFLDSVGESAVLHATGGAVAFFGASGLSRNDLANIMAQGFYQSLFDPEVSTVGDAIVRGKQHYFEQGAKRYSLDIYNLLGDPAAHAPNHQ